DNA from Mycobacterium sp. 050128:
CGGTTGTGGATAACCGTTGTGATCCATCGGGATGCGTCTATGCCTCCGCTCCCCCCGCGCCGTCGTTAGCAATGGCGCGACACGCTGGGGGGCAGTTCATGCATAACTGCTGTTATCCATGATTGTGCGACCATTGCACCATGACGCCGGTGCCACGTGCCCTCAGTGACGATGAATCGCGGTACCCTGGTTGGTTTTTGGCGTTTCTGGCGGACCGGGCTGTGCGCAAGCCTTCACCGCACACCGTGAAGGCCTACCGACAGGACTTCGTCGCGATCGCCACACAGCTCGCTGGTGCCGGCGACCGGGTTGTGCATTTGGCGCCGGACGCAATTACCAGGGAGGCGATGCAGGCCGCCTTCGCCGCCTATGCCGACACCCACGAGGCCGCATCGATCCGGCGGTGCTGGTCAAACTGGAACACGCTGTGCGACTTCCTCTACACCGGAGAACTCATCACAGGCAACCCGATGCCGCTAGTCGGCCGGCCCAAAGTCGCGAAGACACTCCCGAAAGGGCTTGGCGCCGACACGATCTCGGAACTGCTGACGGTGATCGAGGAAGACCGCGGTTCGGTGCGCCGCTCCGACTGGGCCGAACGCGACCGGGTCATCGTGCTGACGGGGGTGCTCGCCGGCCTTCGCGCGGACGAACTTGTGCGCGCCGATGTCGGGGACATCCGACCGACGAATGAAGGCGGTGTCGTTCACGTGCACGGCAAGGGCAACAAGGACCGCCGGATACCGGTGGAACAGCCCCTGATTCACGAACTCGAGGCCTACCTGGACTCCCGCGCGGCCCGCTTCCCCGGGAGCACCAAACGCCGACCCATTACCGGTGGCCTGGCCGCGTGGCCGGCCAGTTCCCCACTGTTCGTCGGCAGTGACGGTCACCGCATCACCCGCGGCGCGCTGCAGTACCGGGTGCTACGTGCCTTCAAGAAGGCCGGGCTGGACAGCCAGCGCGCGCGAGGAGTCCTACTGCACGGCTTCAGGCACAGCTTCGCCACCGAATTGGCCAATGCGGATGTCAGCGTGTATGCGCTGATGAAGCTTCTCGGGCACGAGTCGATGGTGACCTCGCAGCGCTACGTCGATGGCGCCGGGACCCAGAACCGCGCGGCAGCTGCCCAAAACCCGCTGTACCGCCTGATCGAACAGTCGCGGGAACCGTAGCGAGCACACGCGGGTCACGCCGCGCGCCCTTCTCAGTAAAGGATCCAACGTGAGACGGCGTGATCAGCTCGGATGCGTTGCGTGCGCCGGTTGTCGTGTTGCCTGGTCGATGACCTTGGCGATTTCCTGGGGGTGAGCGACGTGGGTGTTGTGTCCGCCGGGGACCTCGACCGGTTCGACGCCGAGGCGCTCGCGGGCCATGTGGAGCATTGCCGCGCGGGTCAGGATGCGGTCGCTGACCGGCAGGAGGTAGGTCGAGGGCCGCGCGGCGGGATCGACCGGCGGGGTTTCGGCGTAGATCGCGGTTAGGTCGCAGCGGGCCACGGTGGGGAGGGCCTGCCGCAGGGTGGCCAGGTCGGCGTCGTGGAACAGGAAGTAGGTGGCCAGCACCGGATCACTGGAGGGGTCCACACCGATCCATTCCTCGTGAAAGATCGCGGTCGGGTCGGCGTGGATCTCGGCGAGCAGGCTGCGCCCGCCGGCGTAGTCGGCCACGGCGGCGGCCAGCCACACCAGGTGAGCGGCGTCGAGCCGCTCCGCCAGGGCGGGCACAAGCAGCCCCGCCGCCGAATGCGCCGCGATCACCGGTCGGTGCAGATCTGCGGGCAGCTGTGCGGCCAGCAGCTCGGCGTAGTCGGTGCTGGTGGCCGCGGCCGCGCCGGGCACCTGGACGGTCAGCGCCCGGTGCCCGCGCCGGGCCAGGGCCTCGATCAGCCACCAGAACCCGGCTGCGGACTGGGTGCTACCGTGCACCAGCACCACGTCGCTCACCGCCGGCCCCCACGACTGGCGGTGACCAGCTCGATCGGCCGGACATAGCCGGTGATGCTATTGATCGTGCGATGCGGAGCATGGTTGAGCGCATCGATGTCGCAGCGGGCCAGACCGCCACCGGCGGCGATGACATGCTCGGCGGTGACCGCCAAATCATTCATGGTGCCCAAAATGCGGCGGTCGGCAGTCTTGGCCACGGTGACCTGGTGGGCATCAAGGGCGCCGAGCGCATCGACAGCCAGCCCTTCGGCTCGCAGCGCGGCCTCGATCGCCGAGACGACGGGCGGACCGATCGGACGTAGCGCGGCGGCCGTGACATTCGGCACGAACACCGAAAGCAACGTCCCGGCGTGGGTCACCAGTAAGCACTTGCGCCGATCGACCCAGACCAGGTGGGCATACCAGTCCTGCTCGCAGGCCTCGCCGACGACCGGCGTAGACACCCCCAACAGCGCCAACACCTTGCCGGTGCACCGCAGCATCACGCTCACGATCGTAGGAAGCTAACGAACAGGCACAACGCAAAGGGGCCAATCAGCGATCCCGCTGCGGACAGCTGGGCCGCAGATACTCGCGGCCGTGGCGCGGATTGGCAGCCCTGTGCCTACGCGAAGCGATTCGCGTCAGACGATGTCTAAATCCAAACGTGGATCGCTCATATCGACGGCGATCCGCACATCCTCGACGTTGTGGAGCTCGTCGCGTGCGTTAGGGAGCGCAGTGTATGCCGTTGACTGGCCCAGGAATCCAGGGTGCTCGTCAAGTGGAACGAGACCGGCCTTGCGCCAGTACCGGTTGAGCGCATCGATCGCCTGGATCTCTGAAACATCTTCGGGAGTTTCGCCGGCCGGGTGCGGATAGAGCAGAACCAGCGTGTCCGATACGCTCGCCATTCGCGCGATCACCTCTGCGGCGAGCCACGCCCCGAGGTCGTGGCCCCGTAGGGGTTCCGCGACGAAGACGGTGAGCAGGATGAGGATGGTGTTGAAAGGCTCTGGGAACTGCTCCTGAACGGAATCGGCGACGTACTTTCCGTCGAACAGGCCAGCGAAGTTCTCAGCGTCTTGCGACAGCGAGTCCAACATCTCCGCGATGGGGTGCTCGCCCAACCGTATCGTCAGAAAATCGGCGTACCCGCCAAGGACGTCCGGCTCGTCGACGACGTCGACGTGTCCAAGCCGCAGCTCGGCGCGCCAGTCCATGCAGGGGTCGAACGGGCTCTCGTTGGTGCTCGCAAATCGGACCGTCGGCGCACACAGTGTCGTCGTGGGGGAGTCGGATCTGGTCATCCGCTTACTCGGGCCATCCATGGTCGCTGGCATGCTCTTCATCGTGCCTTCGCGACGGCTTGAAAGAGACGACTCGACTGCAGGCGCATCGGGTGCCTTGATGCAAGTCCAACCATGCAGGAAAACCACCGTCGCCCCCAGGATCGCTGCCGCGGATGTCGTCCCACAGGTAGAATCGAGTTTATGGGTGAGTTGAGGGAGAAGTACCCGCAGCATTTCGGAATGCTTGGTGAAGTGCGAGCGCAGGCCCTCGAGTTCGCCATCGCCAACAACGTTCTGGAGGGCTGGGAGCCCAACGAGGACGACATTCGCGATCTGTGTGAAGCGACCGCTGGACATCTCAGTGACGATGAAGTGCTCAGGCGCGGACTGGACCGGCTGCAGGGCAATCGCGCCGATGCCCGACCGTCCTGACTGACGACCTCACGCCCGAGAGTGCCGGTGCCGCAATGGGAATCGTACTTCTGGCCAAATACGCAGGTCCTGAAAAACAAATTGGGGCTCAAAGACCAGGCCACCCTGACCGCGATGGAACGCCTGCACACCACGCTGCAAGCCGAGCGGATCACGTCAGGTCTCGTCCCGATCGATCGGACCTTTGACGCCGCGCACCTCAAAGCCATTCACGCCGCGCTGTTTTCGCGGATCTACACCTGGGCAGGCGAATACAGGACGGTGAACATGCGCCGCGGCGTCAATGAGTTCGCCAGCGTCATTGACATTCCAAGGGTCGTCGACGAGATGCACCGCCAAATCGGCGAAACCGACTGGCACATCGATGATCGTGATGTGTTCGCGGCCAATGTGTCGACTACTGCGGCAATCGGGAACTTCGCGCACCCTTTCCGCGACGGAAACGGCAGGGTGATGCGAATCCTGCTCAACCATGTCTGCGAACGTAGCCCGTACCGGCTTGATTTCACCGATTTGGATCCGGCGGTGTGGAACCAGCGCTCGGCGCTGACGATGCCGGACCGGGGCAGCACCCAGGTTCATCCTGAAGAGTTCATCGTCGTTTTCAAGGCGATCACTGTCGACGCGGGTCGACATATCGAGATCGAGCGTGGTGAGGATGGGCACGGGCTGGAGGAGTCCGGCCACGACGGCGGTGACGACTTAAGTCTGTGACGCCCCGCCCACCTTCGGTTCCGCGTCGAACCGCGGTCAAGACTTCATCGACCGGCTTGCGGAGATGCCTGCCTGAGGCGCTCGGACGCTACGCGGCCCAGACCAAGAAGCCTCTGTATGGGCTGATCGAACAGTCGCGGGAAGCCGTAGCTCTTACGGTTGGCACCAGGCCACGGCCACCCGCAATGCCAGATAATAGAGATTACGTCAGGTAATCTTGATGCGGGCGAGCCTTCGGCATCAGGAGCACTTGATATATGTGTTACCCTATCCGCCGTGGGATGGGAATACACCACCGGCGATGGCGGCAGCGAGTGGCACGAGGGTTACCTTGCGGCTGAGTTTGAAGACGGCCTACGGGCCCTCGGAATCAGCGGCACTGGCGTTCCTCCTGGATACCTCGCCGTCGACCAGTACGGCGACGGCACGTTCGGGCAAGAGGCAGTCAGACGCCACGGCGGCCGGCCTGAGTTTGCAACCAGGCCGGCCGGGGAAGTCATCGGCTGGCGGGTTACCTGCAACTGCTACGGCCCGGGTGACACAATGCCCTCCAAACGCTGGTTCAGTCAACAACTTTGGAAACGAGTTCCCTCACCTGTCCGGCATGCCCCCGAAGCCTTTCGCATCT
Protein-coding regions in this window:
- a CDS encoding alpha/beta hydrolase, which encodes MSDVVLVHGSTQSAAGFWWLIEALARRGHRALTVQVPGAAAATSTDYAELLAAQLPADLHRPVIAAHSAAGLLVPALAERLDAAHLVWLAAAVADYAGGRSLLAEIHADPTAIFHEEWIGVDPSSDPVLATYFLFHDADLATLRQALPTVARCDLTAIYAETPPVDPAARPSTYLLPVSDRILTRAAMLHMARERLGVEPVEVPGGHNTHVAHPQEIAKVIDQATRQPAHATHPS
- a CDS encoding Fic/DOC family protein yields the protein MPQWESYFWPNTQVLKNKLGLKDQATLTAMERLHTTLQAERITSGLVPIDRTFDAAHLKAIHAALFSRIYTWAGEYRTVNMRRGVNEFASVIDIPRVVDEMHRQIGETDWHIDDRDVFAANVSTTAAIGNFAHPFRDGNGRVMRILLNHVCERSPYRLDFTDLDPAVWNQRSALTMPDRGSTQVHPEEFIVVFKAITVDAGRHIEIERGEDGHGLEESGHDGGDDLSL
- a CDS encoding tyrosine-type recombinase/integrase, encoding MTPVPRALSDDESRYPGWFLAFLADRAVRKPSPHTVKAYRQDFVAIATQLAGAGDRVVHLAPDAITREAMQAAFAAYADTHEAASIRRCWSNWNTLCDFLYTGELITGNPMPLVGRPKVAKTLPKGLGADTISELLTVIEEDRGSVRRSDWAERDRVIVLTGVLAGLRADELVRADVGDIRPTNEGGVVHVHGKGNKDRRIPVEQPLIHELEAYLDSRAARFPGSTKRRPITGGLAAWPASSPLFVGSDGHRITRGALQYRVLRAFKKAGLDSQRARGVLLHGFRHSFATELANADVSVYALMKLLGHESMVTSQRYVDGAGTQNRAAAAQNPLYRLIEQSREP
- a CDS encoding DUF6933 domain-containing protein, which encodes MLRCTGKVLALLGVSTPVVGEACEQDWYAHLVWVDRRKCLLVTHAGTLLSVFVPNVTAAALRPIGPPVVSAIEAALRAEGLAVDALGALDAHQVTVAKTADRRILGTMNDLAVTAEHVIAAGGGLARCDIDALNHAPHRTINSITGYVRPIELVTASRGGRR